One genomic region from Chthoniobacterales bacterium encodes:
- a CDS encoding glycosyltransferase family 39 protein — translation MPAVNGLHSDQPVRRWTHYKFELAAAVILLVTAVNLISVTLRKSITTDEVVLIPSAYYHWVDPSVNLIGQHPPLVKLLAGLPLLFLQPNEWKPEKIDPAGRQDQNEWGYVIHFWQDNRPRFEAISFWSRLPMIALTLALGVLVFAFARELFGGRVALLALALFTLEPTILAHGRIVQTDIPAAFGLLLTVYAIWKYLRAPGWKHACFLGSAAAVALLAKYSMLVLGPAIFALFVVLLFCWPRARRPSLIRDGAVTAAVFFLVVNAAYFFHNHAPTPGELKWIGDAFSGSSGLFTIAVRVGRWLLPTDLIMGIYWQLHHTRVGHSAGLLGMFSDRGWWYYFPVAFAFKATIPFLVLSVTSILWAAIRVIRRHEWRWLFLLVPFLLYTALMLNSPINIGVRYYLPGYTFLAILSAALLDFLLGNRPSHIGRFLGRAAAIVALAWICFETARAYPNYLPYMNQLASPRPHWWYLSDSNVEWGDDAKDLAAWLRDHGENRVRGLLLGAFATLDFYQVNYVDALGPIPDPPPRYTALGASFLNGSTVPPYETGGQRVSEETRVNTFDSYRKRKPEAIIGNSIYVFRDGN, via the coding sequence ATGCCGGCCGTGAATGGCCTGCACTCCGACCAGCCAGTCCGCCGGTGGACTCATTACAAGTTTGAGTTGGCGGCCGCTGTGATCCTGCTCGTGACGGCGGTCAACCTCATCTCGGTCACGCTCCGCAAAAGCATCACCACCGATGAGGTCGTGCTCATCCCGTCGGCTTATTATCACTGGGTTGATCCAAGTGTGAATCTCATCGGTCAGCATCCGCCCCTGGTTAAGCTCCTAGCCGGGTTGCCGCTCCTGTTTCTTCAGCCCAACGAATGGAAGCCGGAAAAGATCGATCCAGCCGGTCGCCAGGATCAAAATGAATGGGGCTACGTTATCCATTTCTGGCAGGACAATCGCCCCCGCTTCGAAGCGATCTCGTTTTGGTCGCGGCTGCCAATGATCGCGCTCACTCTTGCTCTCGGCGTCCTCGTTTTTGCCTTCGCCCGTGAATTATTCGGTGGGCGGGTCGCCCTTCTGGCGTTGGCTCTTTTTACTTTGGAGCCAACCATTCTGGCTCACGGACGAATTGTGCAGACCGACATTCCGGCGGCGTTCGGACTGCTGCTCACCGTCTATGCGATCTGGAAATACCTCCGCGCGCCCGGTTGGAAGCATGCCTGTTTTCTGGGCAGCGCAGCGGCGGTGGCACTGCTGGCTAAATATTCGATGCTCGTCCTCGGTCCGGCGATCTTTGCCCTGTTCGTAGTTCTCCTGTTTTGCTGGCCGCGAGCTCGCCGGCCGAGCCTGATTCGGGATGGCGCGGTCACCGCTGCTGTCTTTTTCCTGGTTGTGAATGCCGCTTACTTCTTTCACAACCACGCGCCAACCCCGGGCGAGCTGAAATGGATCGGCGACGCGTTTTCTGGTTCCTCCGGCCTTTTCACGATTGCAGTTCGGGTCGGGCGATGGCTGCTGCCTACCGACCTGATCATGGGAATTTACTGGCAGCTCCATCACACTCGAGTCGGCCATTCCGCAGGCTTGCTGGGAATGTTTTCCGACCGGGGATGGTGGTATTATTTCCCCGTAGCCTTTGCCTTTAAAGCTACCATTCCATTCCTGGTTCTTTCGGTGACGTCCATCCTCTGGGCCGCCATTCGCGTTATCCGCCGACACGAATGGCGATGGCTTTTCCTGCTCGTTCCTTTCCTTCTTTACACCGCGTTGATGCTGAACAGCCCGATCAACATCGGCGTGCGTTATTACCTCCCTGGTTACACTTTTCTCGCGATCCTTTCCGCGGCGCTCCTCGATTTCCTTTTAGGTAATCGCCCATCCCATATCGGCCGCTTCCTCGGCAGAGCGGCGGCCATCGTCGCGCTCGCCTGGATCTGCTTCGAAACGGCGCGGGCCTATCCGAATTACCTCCCCTACATGAACCAGCTTGCTTCGCCCCGTCCCCATTGGTGGTATCTTTCGGACTCAAATGTTGAGTGGGGCGATGACGCCAAAGATCTCGCCGCCTGGCTGCGGGATCACGGCGAGAATCGCGTCCGCGGCCTCCTCCTTGGTGCTTTCGCTACCCTCGATTTTTATCAGGTTAATTACGTCGACGCGCTGGGGCCGATCCCGGATCCGCCTCCGCGCTACACCGCCCTCGGCGCCAGTTTTCTCAATGGTTCGACCGTTCCGCCCTACGAAACTGGCGGCCAACGCGTCTCCGAAGAAACTCGGGTGAACACTTTTGATTCTTATCGAAAGAGGAAGCCCGAAGCGATCATCGGAAACTCGATCTACGTCTTTCGGGACGGGAACTAA
- a CDS encoding glycosyltransferase family 4 protein, with product MRIVIATVQVPFVSGGAESHAAGLKSALEREGHEAEIVTVPYNPAVPERIADQMLACRLLDLTEIHGTRVDRLIGLKFPAYLIPHPHKVVWVLHQHRAAYDLWDYPFEDLSASPRGLIVRESIRRADQLLTEAHAVFANSRNIANRLGHFCGINATPLYHPPPHAEDFFCADKIEDYFFFPSRLSASKRQSLVLEALALTREKVKVRFAGVADSAEYGKRLKQLAAKLGVEGRVQWLGYISQKEKAEHYARALAVIFPPVDEDYGYITLEAMLSSKAVVTCEDSGGPMEFVAPRKTGMVTKPTPAALAEALDELWQDRAAAAKLGRAGRTSYERLGLSWSEVVRKLLA from the coding sequence GTGCGGATTGTTATTGCCACGGTCCAAGTGCCTTTTGTCTCAGGAGGAGCTGAGTCTCACGCCGCGGGACTGAAATCGGCGCTGGAACGGGAGGGACACGAAGCGGAGATCGTCACCGTTCCGTATAACCCTGCGGTGCCAGAGCGCATAGCCGATCAAATGCTGGCGTGCCGGCTTCTCGATCTGACCGAAATCCACGGGACGCGAGTGGATCGCCTGATCGGCCTGAAATTCCCAGCTTACCTGATTCCCCATCCGCACAAGGTGGTCTGGGTATTGCACCAGCATCGCGCGGCCTACGACCTTTGGGATTATCCGTTCGAAGACCTGAGCGCGTCGCCGCGCGGCCTCATCGTACGCGAATCCATCCGGCGGGCCGACCAGTTATTGACCGAGGCGCATGCGGTGTTTGCCAACTCGAGAAACATTGCGAACCGGCTCGGCCATTTTTGCGGAATTAACGCGACGCCTCTCTATCATCCGCCGCCGCACGCCGAAGACTTTTTCTGCGCGGACAAGATCGAGGATTATTTCTTCTTTCCCAGCCGGCTGTCGGCTTCCAAGCGGCAGAGCCTGGTCCTGGAAGCGCTCGCTTTGACCCGCGAAAAGGTAAAGGTCCGCTTCGCCGGCGTCGCCGACAGCGCGGAGTACGGCAAGCGGTTAAAACAGCTCGCGGCGAAATTGGGGGTGGAGGGCCGCGTCCAATGGCTGGGATACATCAGCCAGAAGGAGAAAGCGGAACACTACGCGCGCGCCCTGGCGGTGATCTTTCCCCCCGTGGATGAGGATTACGGTTATATCACGCTCGAAGCGATGCTCTCATCGAAAGCGGTCGTGACTTGCGAAGACTCCGGCGGGCCGATGGAATTTGTGGCGCCGCGGAAAACGGGAATGGTGACGAAGCCGACTCCGGCGGCGCTCGCCGAAGCGCTGGACGAGCTCTGGCAGGACCGGGCCGCGGCCGCCAAGCTGGGCCGGGCCGGACGCACGAGTTACGAGCGGCTCGGCTTATCCTGGAGCGAAGTCGTCAGGAAATTGCTGGCGTGA
- a CDS encoding glycosyltransferase, translating into MKLNLFSPLPPTRSDIARLTVHMLPVLAQEAEIVVWCSEPEWKFDPPPGVVVRHYDWQRPPWREINQADATFYQMGNDPRYHDAIWHLSRQHPGIVILHDLMMQHFFSGLVFHDRGMNRRQYLELVERHHGIKGRVLAEKHVQGLLSTEELAQRCPLTEAATENALAVIVHSAAAYAALPEDASVVLLPLCVGMDMPVLTSRSPAEPYRLTVFGYLGPNRQLPVLLRALASFRERDRFRLDVFGTMADEEKMHQLICRLGVSDRVTLHGFVTGSAMDKALRESDLVANLRNPSMGEASGSQLHLWQYALPALVTRHAWYAALPEGTVAFVRPEHEVEDIQQHLAEFLANPEAYRELGRNGRRYVEEHHSIRGYASALLEVAGRAPEFQAKWIGHDLARRSATTMSSWSDDSTIGPLSLEVARQVRMLTAGASTEPAPVG; encoded by the coding sequence GTGAAACTGAATCTGTTTTCGCCGCTGCCGCCGACGCGTTCGGATATTGCGCGGCTGACTGTGCACATGCTGCCGGTGCTGGCCCAGGAGGCGGAGATCGTGGTCTGGTGCAGTGAACCGGAATGGAAATTTGACCCACCGCCGGGAGTCGTTGTTCGCCATTACGACTGGCAGCGCCCGCCCTGGCGCGAGATCAACCAGGCGGACGCGACGTTTTACCAGATGGGCAACGATCCGCGGTATCACGACGCGATCTGGCACCTGAGCCGGCAGCACCCAGGGATCGTGATCCTGCACGATTTGATGATGCAGCATTTCTTCTCGGGCCTCGTGTTTCACGATCGAGGGATGAATCGGCGCCAGTATCTGGAGCTCGTCGAACGCCACCATGGGATCAAGGGCCGGGTGCTGGCGGAAAAACATGTCCAGGGTTTGCTTAGCACCGAAGAGCTGGCGCAACGCTGTCCGCTAACCGAAGCCGCAACGGAAAACGCGCTCGCGGTCATCGTTCACTCGGCGGCGGCGTATGCGGCCCTGCCGGAAGATGCCTCTGTGGTGCTGCTGCCCTTGTGCGTTGGAATGGACATGCCGGTCCTGACTTCGCGATCACCGGCTGAGCCATATCGCCTGACCGTCTTTGGGTACCTCGGACCCAACCGCCAACTGCCGGTTCTCCTTCGGGCTCTCGCCTCCTTCCGGGAACGCGACCGGTTTCGTCTGGATGTCTTCGGGACGATGGCGGACGAGGAAAAAATGCATCAGCTCATCTGCCGGCTGGGCGTTTCGGACAGGGTCACGCTCCACGGGTTTGTAACGGGAAGTGCGATGGACAAGGCATTGCGCGAAAGCGACCTGGTGGCGAACCTGCGTAACCCGAGCATGGGCGAGGCTTCCGGCAGCCAGCTGCACCTCTGGCAATATGCCCTGCCGGCGCTGGTGACAAGGCACGCCTGGTACGCGGCCCTCCCGGAGGGGACCGTCGCGTTCGTTAGGCCGGAACATGAGGTGGAAGACATCCAGCAGCACCTGGCAGAGTTTCTCGCGAATCCGGAAGCTTATCGTGAGCTGGGCCGGAACGGACGCCGATATGTGGAGGAACATCATTCGATTCGAGGTTACGCGAGTGCCCTCCTGGAAGTGGCCGGGCGCGCGCCGGAATTCCAGGCGAAATGGATCGGACACGATCTCGCCCGGCGGAGCGCGACAACCATGAGCAGCTGGAGCGATGACTCAACCATTGGCCCTCTCTCGCTCGAAGTCGCGCGGCAGGTTAGGATGCTTACCGCCGGCGCATCGACAGAACCCGCGCCGGTGGGTTAA
- a CDS encoding methyltransferase domain-containing protein, protein MSTQGSDANLYARAGIEDVAEFYRDKFVSNAVLDHRYFKPLDRFDLRFARTMWIYDNVREGSSLLDLGCGAGMLALLKRKGVALTGVDLSDECVAAARRNGYDETVRSALEALPFDDASFDYAVSLDVLGHIPAEQKDAVLAEIRRVLRPDGVTMHGIECTDRAGRRRYEEMSPEELRRFIAIDGHVGLEREEEHAARFRRFFAHVAWEPRYALCLSSDEFLKQADRYGLPFEDDFLEYLRGLSFAERRAFDLAMGYVFAKISDLNVRLPSSGLYMFLKASNVPLGPFHNEHRDRRDLLELKTAEGEDEVCLDRAPHAIFDDGWYEPDDLPPVARWLRNRGRVRFRAQKVKTIRLDLTTHLPDLGERRMGLTFSLNGAPLAACTLFRYGWVELEFRLAEPVMAKNGELFELEITADQTWQPRPGDRESRDDRSISIAVCNLRYS, encoded by the coding sequence ATGAGCACGCAAGGTTCCGACGCCAACCTGTATGCCCGCGCGGGGATAGAGGACGTCGCCGAGTTTTATCGGGACAAATTTGTCTCGAACGCGGTGCTGGACCATCGCTACTTCAAGCCGCTCGATCGCTTCGATCTGCGGTTCGCCCGGACGATGTGGATCTATGACAACGTGCGCGAAGGGAGTTCCCTCCTCGATCTCGGCTGCGGCGCCGGGATGCTGGCTTTGCTGAAACGAAAAGGGGTCGCGCTGACTGGGGTCGATCTTTCCGATGAATGTGTCGCCGCCGCCCGGCGCAACGGTTACGACGAAACCGTTCGCTCCGCCCTCGAGGCATTGCCATTCGACGACGCCTCCTTCGATTACGCCGTAAGCCTGGATGTGCTCGGACATATTCCGGCGGAGCAAAAGGACGCCGTGCTGGCCGAGATCAGGCGCGTGCTTCGCCCGGACGGCGTGACGATGCACGGCATCGAATGCACCGATCGGGCCGGGCGCCGGCGTTACGAGGAGATGTCGCCCGAAGAGCTGCGCCGTTTCATTGCGATCGATGGACACGTCGGCCTGGAACGGGAAGAGGAGCACGCGGCACGATTTCGGCGGTTCTTCGCCCATGTCGCCTGGGAACCGCGTTACGCGCTTTGCCTGAGCAGCGATGAATTTCTGAAGCAGGCCGATCGCTATGGCTTGCCCTTTGAAGACGATTTTCTCGAATATCTCCGCGGGCTTTCCTTCGCCGAACGCCGCGCCTTCGACTTGGCCATGGGTTATGTCTTCGCGAAAATCTCCGACCTGAACGTGCGGCTTCCGAGCAGCGGTCTCTACATGTTTCTCAAGGCTTCCAATGTTCCCCTCGGACCGTTCCATAACGAGCACCGCGACCGCCGGGACTTGCTCGAATTGAAGACCGCTGAGGGCGAAGATGAGGTCTGCCTCGATCGCGCGCCCCACGCGATCTTCGACGATGGCTGGTACGAACCGGACGACCTCCCGCCGGTCGCGCGCTGGTTGAGGAATCGGGGCCGGGTCCGTTTTCGAGCGCAGAAAGTGAAAACGATTCGACTCGACCTGACGACGCATCTGCCGGACCTGGGCGAGCGCAGAATGGGGCTCACGTTTTCCCTGAACGGCGCGCCGCTCGCCGCCTGCACTCTTTTCCGCTACGGCTGGGTCGAGCTGGAGTTTCGGCTGGCTGAGCCCGTGATGGCAAAGAACGGCGAGCTGTTTGAATTGGAAATTACCGCGGACCAAACCTGGCAGCCGCGGCCCGGCGATCGGGAGAGCCGGGACGATCGTTCAATTTCGATCGCGGTCTGCAACCTTCGTTATTCGTGA
- a CDS encoding methyltransferase domain-containing protein: MNPSRDPGRSPKLEGIDYKKAAIDYPSKLSPERLHHLRTKPFYNLANKLPKFAGHGMDIETQRHFCDFANMAVALDLPAGARILDAACGSGWLSEYFARLGYDVTGIDISPDLVQISQDRIRALPPNIDHETPIRCRFLVHDIELGPLNEKFDAIVCYDAMHHLDDARSAIRHLAAMLPRGGLFFVLEGNRPAAGSAGQAELIEVMQKFGTLESPFDREYLGQLLDEAGFAIAGDYVSVNGLFDREAVDENGRLRVDVPSINYLLCKKVSEGPPASTVPDSRAPGILRAEITLQSNRQLRVAPGECFRAQLLVRNTGDTLWLGGGIVRRGGVMLGVKILDETGKLREEFHGEPSLPRAVGPGESCEVTIEHASPRATGRYQVKVDLVDQHISWFEERGSVPLEFSLEVSQSGGPRRS; the protein is encoded by the coding sequence GTGAATCCCTCCCGTGACCCCGGCCGCTCTCCAAAGCTCGAGGGCATCGATTACAAAAAGGCGGCGATCGATTATCCCTCGAAGCTTTCGCCGGAGCGGTTGCATCATTTGCGGACGAAGCCGTTTTACAATCTCGCGAACAAGCTGCCGAAGTTCGCCGGCCATGGGATGGATATCGAAACCCAGCGGCATTTTTGCGACTTCGCGAACATGGCAGTCGCGCTCGATCTTCCGGCCGGGGCGCGAATTCTCGACGCCGCCTGCGGCTCCGGGTGGCTGAGTGAATATTTCGCCCGGCTTGGTTACGACGTGACCGGCATCGATATCAGTCCCGATCTCGTTCAGATTTCCCAGGACCGGATCCGCGCGCTGCCGCCAAACATCGATCATGAAACCCCGATCCGCTGCCGGTTTCTGGTCCACGACATCGAGCTCGGTCCGCTCAATGAGAAGTTTGACGCCATTGTCTGCTACGACGCGATGCATCATCTCGACGATGCGCGCAGCGCCATCCGGCATCTCGCCGCCATGCTTCCACGCGGTGGCCTCTTTTTCGTGCTCGAAGGAAACCGGCCCGCGGCCGGCTCCGCGGGCCAGGCGGAATTGATCGAGGTGATGCAGAAATTTGGGACGCTGGAATCGCCATTTGATCGCGAATATCTGGGACAACTCCTCGACGAGGCCGGATTCGCGATCGCGGGAGACTACGTGAGCGTGAACGGTTTGTTCGATCGCGAAGCCGTCGATGAAAATGGGCGGCTGCGCGTCGATGTGCCGTCGATCAATTATCTCCTGTGCAAGAAGGTCTCGGAAGGACCGCCGGCGTCGACCGTGCCGGACAGCCGCGCGCCGGGAATATTGCGGGCCGAGATCACTTTGCAGTCGAACCGGCAGCTAAGGGTTGCCCCGGGCGAGTGTTTCAGGGCGCAACTCCTGGTGCGAAACACGGGCGACACTCTCTGGCTGGGTGGCGGCATCGTCCGGCGCGGCGGCGTGATGCTCGGGGTGAAGATTTTAGACGAGACAGGAAAACTCCGGGAAGAATTTCATGGCGAACCTTCACTGCCGAGGGCGGTGGGACCCGGGGAGTCGTGCGAGGTGACGATCGAACATGCGTCGCCGCGCGCCACCGGTCGATACCAGGTGAAAGTCGACCTGGTCGATCAGCACATCAGCTGGTTTGAGGAGCGCGGTTCCGTGCCGCTCGAGTTCTCGCTGGAGGTCAGCCAGAGCGGCGGGCCGCGACGATCGTAA
- a CDS encoding methyltransferase domain-containing protein — protein MSTDQLFAPPRFIERLEDCFFYHAMELPGFGLVPAHWDLRGRFGDYVGGVDLRGKSVLDVGTATGFLSFEAEKRGAARVVSFDQQDGAEQKFLPFHQKPYYRDHAQWAREYRAEIERWKNAYWLSHRLLHSNAEVFYGDIYRLPQALGNFDIAIIGSVLEHLSDPVTALGSVARLTKERIVVVTPLLEGDEPMARFEGRASRPDADFTWWTYSLGVFREVFGMLGFEIEKVSRSHYRYMYGDRDEERFTIVAARRSG, from the coding sequence ATGAGCACCGATCAATTGTTCGCGCCTCCTCGTTTCATCGAACGCCTGGAGGATTGCTTCTTTTACCACGCGATGGAACTGCCGGGCTTTGGGCTTGTTCCGGCGCACTGGGATCTGCGGGGGCGTTTCGGCGATTACGTCGGCGGCGTCGATCTCCGTGGAAAATCAGTCCTCGATGTCGGGACCGCGACCGGTTTCCTCAGTTTCGAAGCGGAAAAGCGCGGCGCCGCCCGCGTCGTTTCGTTCGACCAGCAGGATGGCGCGGAGCAAAAGTTTCTCCCCTTCCACCAGAAGCCGTATTACCGGGACCACGCGCAATGGGCGCGAGAATACCGCGCCGAGATCGAGCGCTGGAAAAACGCGTATTGGCTAAGCCATCGCCTGCTCCACTCGAACGCAGAAGTTTTCTATGGCGACATTTACCGTCTGCCTCAGGCGCTTGGGAATTTCGATATCGCCATCATCGGTTCAGTCCTGGAACACCTGAGCGATCCGGTCACCGCCCTCGGCTCGGTCGCTCGCCTGACCAAAGAGCGAATCGTTGTCGTCACGCCACTCCTGGAGGGCGACGAACCGATGGCCCGCTTCGAAGGACGAGCGAGCCGGCCGGACGCTGACTTCACCTGGTGGACCTATTCCCTGGGCGTTTTTCGGGAAGTGTTCGGGATGCTCGGCTTTGAAATCGAAAAGGTGAGCCGCTCGCACTATCGTTACATGTACGGCGATCGAGACGAAGAGCGCTTTACGATCGTCGCGGCCCGCCGCTCTGGCTGA
- a CDS encoding YfhO family protein yields MDLAPEKTSISGRLRTRGAIFATVVTLLPLLYFLPATCGHLVISPDDGVIQNIPFRVAVANQIHAGSVPLWNPAIFCGMPLLGAAQAGVFFPLNWFYIFCDPRAATNLMMLSSYMVAALGAYLYARRSGSSEAGAGLTSLVWQGSAFLVGQVGHTNIVHTAAFLPWVLWAVDGYGQTGDRRRGFLLALVVALQCFAGHQQTFIYGLILATAYALVMWRYLRARAYLWSLLLIALGLALAAVQILPTLELLRNSLRAEASYDFFSSFSMPRRFLAAFFAPYVLGGGDGALFRAPYVGPSFYAEYVGYVGLATLALALLALILKRDGRTTFWAVVVVAGLVLALGRYAPFEFNRLVYFVPALNLFRVPARHLMEVEFALAVLAGRGLTVAIATPDRARTLRWAGLISAVLFFAVCLAITIGRPPNFHLARNAPVTILRAPELFLPPLIAALAGGALWLALSRQRTATTLLLVAVLYLDLNLWGQFSGWRVTSPTARSELWSEPAAFKFLREHERSGQATPYRILTQDHLFDPEQPVSYAAPVEVWLPTLQPDISTMWGWENAAGYEGFGLGRYSQLAGDMKVWGDLTDPERTLRGESRELDLLNIRYLLVRSPAAPTTKQSLPAAPEIPASETYGGQKFARGNLGLPGLVAGDRVFFQNPPIETRWFALTSSLAWSETTGDGTVVAQIRLFTQDGKTVDFELRAGEHTSEWAYDRDDIRARIKHKRAPVATSYVVENAESKFEDHDFVAAFELTDVVAVVGGEITFAAVEEAPRLSLNIGRMSLINGDSARAIQKEWVTLKNSQPRTAPNAAEAVARWKHVVDLGPVAIFENSRSLPRTWLVNSERVVPDSQQLEIIRTGKTPAETKWEPLAEALVERATGVAFPKEKQPPGRAEVTRRAPNRVEISTESLTPSLLVLADNYYPGWRAEVDGRRSAIVRANFNQRAVALPAGKHSVVFSYRPRSFLFGLLVSGAALVLLLWWMISRRRETQP; encoded by the coding sequence GTGGACTTAGCGCCAGAAAAAACGTCGATAAGCGGTCGCCTTCGCACCCGGGGCGCCATTTTCGCCACCGTCGTCACTCTCCTCCCCCTCCTTTATTTCCTGCCGGCGACGTGCGGTCATCTCGTTATTTCGCCGGACGACGGAGTGATTCAGAACATTCCGTTTCGCGTCGCGGTCGCGAACCAGATCCACGCCGGCTCCGTCCCGCTTTGGAACCCCGCGATCTTTTGTGGAATGCCGCTGCTGGGCGCGGCACAGGCCGGGGTCTTCTTTCCGTTGAATTGGTTCTACATTTTTTGCGATCCCCGCGCGGCGACGAACCTCATGATGCTTTCGAGCTACATGGTTGCCGCGCTTGGCGCCTATCTTTACGCGCGGCGCAGCGGTTCGAGTGAAGCAGGCGCCGGCCTAACGAGCCTGGTCTGGCAAGGCAGCGCCTTCCTGGTGGGCCAGGTCGGACATACAAACATCGTCCATACTGCCGCGTTCCTCCCATGGGTGCTTTGGGCGGTTGACGGTTACGGGCAAACCGGCGATCGGCGCCGCGGCTTTCTTCTCGCCCTCGTCGTGGCCCTGCAATGTTTCGCCGGGCACCAGCAAACATTTATCTACGGACTCATTCTCGCGACCGCCTACGCCCTGGTAATGTGGCGATACCTCCGCGCGCGCGCCTATCTTTGGTCGCTCCTCCTGATCGCCCTCGGCCTGGCTCTCGCGGCAGTTCAAATCCTGCCGACTCTCGAATTGCTTCGAAACAGCCTCCGCGCCGAAGCCTCCTACGATTTCTTCAGCTCTTTCAGCATGCCGCGACGATTTTTGGCGGCGTTTTTCGCGCCGTATGTTCTCGGCGGCGGCGACGGCGCTCTCTTCCGCGCGCCCTATGTCGGACCATCGTTCTATGCCGAATATGTCGGTTATGTCGGGTTGGCCACACTCGCTCTCGCCCTGCTTGCCCTGATCCTGAAGCGCGACGGTCGAACGACTTTCTGGGCGGTGGTGGTTGTCGCCGGGCTCGTTCTCGCGCTCGGCCGTTACGCGCCTTTCGAATTCAACCGCCTCGTCTATTTCGTGCCGGCGTTAAATCTTTTCCGCGTTCCGGCTCGGCACCTGATGGAGGTGGAATTCGCCCTCGCTGTCCTGGCCGGCCGCGGCCTGACCGTCGCAATAGCGACGCCGGATCGAGCGCGGACGCTGCGTTGGGCTGGTCTCATCTCCGCCGTTTTGTTTTTCGCCGTCTGCCTTGCGATAACCATCGGTCGCCCGCCCAACTTCCATCTGGCGCGGAACGCACCCGTTACCATCCTTCGCGCGCCTGAACTTTTCCTGCCTCCATTGATCGCGGCCCTGGCCGGAGGTGCGCTTTGGCTGGCCCTCTCCCGCCAGCGGACCGCCACCACGCTTTTGCTCGTCGCCGTTTTGTATCTCGATCTCAATCTGTGGGGACAATTTAGCGGATGGCGTGTCACCAGTCCCACCGCGCGATCGGAACTCTGGAGCGAACCCGCCGCTTTCAAGTTTCTTCGGGAACACGAAAGAAGCGGTCAGGCCACTCCGTATCGAATCCTCACCCAGGATCATCTTTTCGACCCGGAGCAGCCGGTTTCCTACGCCGCGCCGGTTGAAGTCTGGTTGCCGACTCTTCAACCGGACATCTCCACGATGTGGGGCTGGGAAAATGCGGCCGGTTATGAAGGATTCGGCCTTGGGCGTTACAGCCAGCTCGCCGGCGACATGAAAGTCTGGGGCGATCTTACCGACCCGGAACGAACCTTGCGGGGCGAGAGTCGCGAGCTCGATCTGCTGAATATCCGATATCTCCTCGTCCGGTCGCCGGCGGCGCCGACTACAAAACAATCGCTCCCGGCCGCGCCGGAAATTCCGGCGAGCGAGACTTACGGCGGCCAGAAGTTCGCCCGGGGAAACCTGGGACTGCCTGGCCTTGTGGCGGGGGACCGGGTCTTTTTCCAAAACCCACCTATCGAGACGCGCTGGTTCGCGCTGACGAGCTCGCTCGCCTGGTCGGAAACCACGGGCGACGGAACGGTCGTCGCTCAAATTCGACTCTTCACGCAGGATGGGAAAACGGTCGACTTCGAGCTTCGCGCAGGCGAGCACACTTCGGAATGGGCGTACGATCGCGACGACATAAGAGCGCGGATCAAGCATAAGCGAGCGCCGGTCGCCACCAGCTACGTCGTCGAGAATGCGGAGTCGAAATTCGAAGACCATGATTTTGTGGCTGCGTTCGAGCTCACGGATGTGGTCGCTGTCGTCGGCGGCGAGATTACTTTCGCGGCGGTCGAAGAAGCGCCTCGGCTCTCCCTAAATATCGGCCGAATGTCGCTGATTAACGGCGACAGCGCCCGCGCCATTCAAAAAGAGTGGGTCACACTCAAGAACTCCCAGCCTCGGACCGCACCGAACGCCGCGGAAGCCGTCGCTCGCTGGAAACATGTCGTCGATCTTGGACCGGTGGCGATTTTCGAAAACAGCCGCTCTCTGCCGAGGACCTGGCTGGTGAACAGCGAGCGCGTCGTTCCTGATTCGCAACAGCTCGAGATCATTCGCACCGGAAAGACTCCCGCGGAAACGAAGTGGGAGCCGCTCGCGGAAGCGCTCGTCGAGCGCGCGACCGGCGTTGCCTTCCCCAAAGAAAAGCAGCCGCCCGGCCGCGCGGAGGTGACACGGCGCGCGCCGAATCGCGTCGAGATATCCACCGAATCGCTCACGCCATCGCTTCTCGTCCTCGCGGACAATTATTATCCCGGATGGCGCGCGGAAGTGGATGGCCGGCGCTCGGCAATCGTCCGGGCGAATTTCAACCAGCGTGCCGTAGCCCTTCCCGCGGGAAAACACAGCGTTGTCTTTTCCTATCGGCCGAGGTCATTCCTATTTGGGCTGCTCGTATCCGGCGCAGCGCTGGTGCTATTACTCTGGTGGATGATCAGCCGGCGACGCGAAACTCAGCCATGA